From a single Opitutales bacterium genomic region:
- a CDS encoding MFS transporter, whose product MFALLRIPKKRQGMSQTLRYDRPINPQKFPFYYGWMLVISATFCMAAAVPGSPPGVSPFVEPMLEAYGISRPDFSLAYTLGTLLTGFVTAFLGQRLDRLDIRKVLIVIYALLGFSLIGMGVFDRIYRQLPLAMQTPAVAWCFLFFSFFLIRFTGMGISSTLCRSMVSRWFSERRSIAVTITSAVLSLSFNGAPAILFLVVDGFGWRSAWIGMGLVLGILLVANVYVFFRKSPEECHMQVENKAPEQNEARTTIQIGSEKHFPVYKDLTASKAMRTLTFWSVLFGISLNAFFGTGSSFHLASICIDAGLDKARAPQMLLVMGVINLAGTLIWGAISHRIDLKYALYATYLAIGLSIIGMLQIEHLYGQLLFSIGSGASWGTFGILLNLPWPRYYGRSYLGDINARVTAFVICTSAIGPYIFGLNRESTGDYATALLGCLLAVPIGLALAALSHNPQERYNERAKGS is encoded by the coding sequence ATGTTTGCGCTTCTGCGAATCCCGAAGAAGCGTCAGGGCATGTCGCAGACACTGAGGTATGACCGGCCCATCAATCCACAGAAATTCCCATTCTATTATGGGTGGATGCTGGTTATCTCTGCGACGTTTTGCATGGCCGCCGCCGTGCCTGGCAGCCCACCCGGCGTCAGCCCCTTCGTCGAGCCTATGCTTGAGGCTTACGGAATTAGCCGGCCTGACTTCTCCCTAGCCTATACGCTGGGCACTTTACTCACCGGCTTTGTTACCGCATTCCTTGGTCAACGCTTGGACCGACTGGACATCCGTAAAGTACTTATTGTCATCTATGCCCTGCTCGGTTTTTCACTGATCGGCATGGGGGTATTTGATCGGATCTACCGCCAACTCCCCTTAGCCATGCAGACACCCGCGGTGGCCTGGTGCTTTCTGTTCTTCAGCTTCTTTTTGATTCGCTTTACGGGCATGGGTATATCGTCGACTCTGTGTCGCTCGATGGTGTCACGGTGGTTCTCAGAACGGCGCAGTATCGCCGTCACCATCACCAGTGCTGTATTGTCGCTCTCATTTAACGGGGCCCCCGCCATCCTCTTCTTGGTCGTTGACGGTTTCGGCTGGCGCTCAGCTTGGATTGGCATGGGCCTCGTGCTGGGCATCCTTTTGGTGGCTAACGTGTATGTCTTCTTCCGCAAGTCCCCTGAAGAATGCCATATGCAGGTCGAGAACAAAGCTCCCGAGCAAAACGAGGCCCGCACAACGATCCAAATTGGCTCAGAAAAACACTTCCCCGTCTACAAGGACCTGACGGCATCTAAAGCAATGCGCACCCTCACTTTTTGGTCGGTGCTCTTCGGGATTAGTCTCAATGCCTTTTTCGGGACCGGGAGCTCCTTCCACCTTGCATCTATCTGCATCGACGCGGGACTCGATAAAGCGCGTGCGCCGCAGATGCTGCTTGTCATGGGCGTAATCAATCTGGCTGGCACACTTATCTGGGGCGCCATCAGCCACCGGATCGACCTAAAATACGCGCTCTACGCCACCTATCTCGCCATCGGCTTGAGCATCATCGGCATGCTCCAAATCGAGCACCTTTACGGACAGCTCCTCTTTAGCATCGGCTCAGGTGCATCCTGGGGCACTTTCGGCATCCTTCTCAATCTACCCTGGCCCCGCTACTATGGCCGTAGTTACCTGGGCGACATCAACGCACGCGTGACAGCCTTCGTCATCTGCACCAGCGCTATCGGCCCCTACATATTCGGCCTCAACCGCGAATCCACCGGCGATTACGCAACCGCCTTGCTCGGATGTCTTTTGGCCGTGCCAATAGGGCTGGCATTGGCAGCGCTGAGCCATAACCCCCAGGAAAGATATA
- a CDS encoding cell wall hydrolase codes for MIKSLSFFICILGSLLITAPHSLYARAHLSPHERQILAATVVLEAAGCGHEGMQAVLNVIFNRADRRIERVIAITVKPGQFSSLNSVTRQRHPNYSPILRRAMKDKHFATAYRLVLSLERGKLTDNTSGADHYYAISMRESPDWAKHMDYISRIGGHHFLRSRPGA; via the coding sequence ATGATAAAATCGCTATCTTTCTTTATTTGTATCCTTGGTTCCCTCCTCATCACTGCTCCCCATAGCTTATACGCCCGCGCTCACTTAAGTCCCCATGAGCGCCAAATCCTGGCTGCAACCGTTGTCCTTGAAGCAGCAGGATGCGGTCATGAGGGCATGCAGGCTGTCCTCAATGTGATCTTCAATCGAGCGGATCGACGCATCGAACGCGTCATTGCTATCACAGTAAAGCCCGGCCAATTTTCTAGCCTGAACAGCGTAACACGGCAACGTCACCCAAACTATTCCCCAATCCTCCGCCGCGCGATGAAAGATAAGCACTTTGCCACCGCTTATCGGCTCGTTCTCTCCCTAGAACGTGGAAAGTTAACAGACAACACAAGCGGCGCTGATCACTACTACGCGATCTCCATGCGCGAATCACCCGATTGGGCAAAGCATATGGATTACATCTCACGCATCGGCGGACACCATTTTCTAAGATCGCGACCTGGGGCGTAG
- a CDS encoding HD domain-containing protein: MMTVQDIKALQAETNPPFSGVFVLKRAERKTSRNGSPFLSVEFGDKYGSLHANCFDGTSVFLTLDAAVPGAVMALSGSAELYNDRLSPRLSHAQVLDDTEAEPHLEHLIEGTPEAIEDLVDDLNKAISDISHSRLREAVELAMEEFGSLFQTSTAALGMHHAYRNGLLEHTVHMVRNAQALLPLYPQVDPSLTLSGIILHDIGKILEYSQGLAAGKTRAGLLQGHVVLGYRIVRKAAIKARMNADLTERLEHIVLSHQGELEWGAAAMAATPEAVFVSMIDNLDAKMGMVQHALRNTPDDQEFSDYIPGLKAKLLVTPPELQEKDDADA, encoded by the coding sequence ATGATGACAGTTCAGGACATCAAAGCGCTCCAAGCCGAGACAAACCCGCCCTTCAGCGGTGTCTTTGTCTTGAAGCGGGCAGAGCGTAAAACTTCTCGGAATGGGAGCCCTTTCTTAAGCGTAGAGTTTGGGGACAAGTATGGCTCACTCCATGCCAACTGTTTTGATGGGACGAGTGTGTTTCTGACGCTCGATGCTGCTGTGCCCGGTGCGGTGATGGCTCTGTCTGGTAGTGCGGAACTCTACAACGACCGCCTATCGCCACGTCTCTCTCATGCCCAGGTGCTTGACGATACGGAAGCTGAGCCGCATCTGGAACACCTCATTGAAGGCACACCCGAGGCTATCGAGGACCTGGTCGATGACCTCAATAAGGCGATATCGGACATCAGTCACAGCCGCTTACGCGAGGCAGTCGAGCTCGCGATGGAGGAGTTTGGCAGTCTTTTCCAAACAAGCACTGCCGCTTTGGGGATGCATCACGCTTATCGCAATGGCTTGCTGGAGCACACCGTACACATGGTGCGCAATGCCCAAGCCCTGCTACCGCTCTACCCGCAGGTAGACCCGAGCCTGACGCTATCAGGAATAATCCTGCACGATATCGGCAAAATCCTTGAATATTCTCAGGGTCTCGCTGCGGGTAAAACGCGGGCCGGTCTGTTGCAAGGGCACGTGGTGCTCGGGTATCGCATAGTACGTAAAGCGGCTATCAAAGCTAGGATGAATGCTGATTTAACGGAGCGCCTGGAGCATATCGTATTGAGCCATCAGGGGGAGTTGGAGTGGGGGGCTGCTGCGATGGCGGCGACTCCCGAAGCGGTCTTCGTGTCAATGATCGATAATCTGGATGCCAAAATGGGTATGGTGCAGCATGCCCTGCGCAACACCCCGGACGATCAAGAATTTTCGGATTATATTCCCGGACTGAAGGCGAAGTTGTTAGTAACGCCGCCGGAGCTGCAGGAGAAGGACGATGCTGACGCTTGA